AGAAGTCATCACGCAGCTGTGATGGGGAGACGAAGATCGTGTCATCACTAAGTAACTGAACAGATGTAGCAAGAAATGTGAGAAACTAAGTCTGTGATTCAGGAGGACGTGCCAGTGCCTTCATTCAACTCAAGTCAAATATAAAAGTCAACTTGTACTTCTTTGTAAATACTATTCATGTTTAGGATTAGGAGTTGTACAAACCTTCATCTTGTGGTGTGTATTTCAGGTCACTAGACGCCACATCAAGTTGCCTTTAAATATGACTCTTTTTAATACTAGATGTTCCCTCCTTTTTCTATTTGGAACAATGACTACTGGAAAACATTCAGGATAATTTATGTACTTGTTTATGTCATAAATTACAATGACAGATAAATTACtattaaaacaatttaatacaTCTTTTGTACAGAGTTGGTTCATTGCAGAATGCCTGCAGTCAGTGATCTGCGCACGTCCCACACTGACAGTCTAACGTTCAGGGACTTGGAATTATCACAGGGAATACCAGAAGCCTAGGAGACACTTGCATTTCATTTCACTTCCACGATACTAAAATTTCGAAGTactttttcagtactttgaatgtaaATTGCCCTGGATCTTAAAGGAGAAACAGTCACATCTGAAATCAAGAGTATCATCTTTGGGCAAACTGTGAGGGCTTATGATTCCtcttccattttgagtttttaaaaatagcaactgTACACAGTGAAAAAAGTAATAACTGTtttagaaatatagtcaataaaggCCTAAGACAATACTGGGTcgggcattaaaaaagaaattgctacAAGCACAAAGTGCTAATAATTTAGAAAGTGAATTAAGCTGAGCCATCATTTTATACTTACATATTTAAGAAACAAAGCCGTTTCTTTGAACAGGTTTTGAACAGTCATACATTCTAAACAGGCATGTGGATTCTTATGATAAAAAGCTGTTCTCTCGATTTTTAAGTAGGGCAAATCAATTGCGGAGTAAACATcactatataatatttaaaataggacACATAAAAGAGAACGGAATACATTGTAGAATACTTCTCTTCCGAGAAGACAAGATGcatgatttttcaaaaatcacCAGTTTGAAGCCCGACTAGTGCCGACCTAACTATAGCCCGGCACTGGCAACCTGTGACCCTCCTTTGCTTCGAAGAAAGTGTAGGAAAGAGTGATGAGGTCCACATTCACCATTCTGGGGTCCTCGGCAAATTCAGGATCGATGTAGAAAAACACTGGCATATCTACTTCCTCTTGTGGGTTCAGCCTTTGTTCCTCAAAACAGAAGCACTAGAAGTTACAGAGAGGTATTCGTTTATTAATACTTCTGTTCCATGACCTGTAATAGAAACTGATGAGGTTCTGCTTGGCTTTAATAGGCACACTTTTAAACACAATCTTTAAGTTCTGTGATAGGGTAACAGCATCTATCTCAGACTGAGTTCTGCTTTAAGGATGGATGGAGAATCAAAAATTCTTCTCATATTAAAAACAGATTTCCATTTGATTTGGCTCTAAACTGCTGCGCAGCCGTTacaagcaatgaaaaaaatagtttgaGGTTTAGAAGAAATGAGTTTTCAGAAATCAGTATCTACTAAAACACTGCAGTAACTTGAGTATTAAACGGTTTTATGTACTTTTATCATATTCCATAGTTCGCATTTAGTTGTACCTGTATCTTATTGAAGTACTGTCCTGCTTCAAATGGTACTACGTTGTATGTAGAGATTCCGATGACTGGCTTATCGGTAGGATTCTTAGCTTTATAAAACGCCAATGCAGTCTCTCCAGGCACtacctgttaaaaaaaatatataaatgatcaaAACTAAATCTCACACAGCTCCTTCCCCACTAAGTCCGTCATATTATTTCTCTTATCCATCAGGTAATAATACCCAATCAAAACTAATGTTACAGTTGGCAAAATAGTGCATACTACCCAGGAACATCTGATTTTCCAATTGTATTCGTACATATCAGTGAGGAACTGGTGCTCTATCATGAATACTTAGTTATGGTTATAAACTGTCTTCTTGTATATAGTATTTGAAGTCTTCAAGCAATAATctgcaaattaaaatgttttcaaggacAAGCCAAGCCTAATTTCTTAACAttcctaaatataaaattaattaaaattcttttaggTTACCAACATTAAACTCAGCTTAGAGTAAATTAAACTCATAACCAGAGTAAAACTGAATAAGACTTTCTTTTAATTGAACTTTTTATTAACCAAAAATAACTAATTTGAGAGAATAACAGATAAAttgaaggattaaaaaaaaatcagtttctgtCATTTGTCCCAATTCAACCACTGATACCTTGTATACTATTATGTGACTGGAACTAATATTCAAAAGCATAACCTATAAAATCCTCAATCATCGAAGAGATTCTGTCATGCTTACTAACCTGGGAAAGCACTAATAATGGTTTTCCAATAAAAGTAAGAATTACACTTTTCTGGTTATTCCTCAATTCATGAGGTAATTTCAATTAAACTTGTCAAGACCTTAGAAAACCTGCAAAGTACTGTCCTTCTGAAGTAGAATAAGACTAGTATGATTTCGCCTAGGTTCTCAGATTTATGTTTTAAGGAACAGTGATAATTTTGATTGAATTACTTTTCACTGTACACCATGATTTTCAACACTTTTCCTACCCAATCATTCATACTTGAGGGAAAGTCCATGGTATAGAATAGCTACTTCTCTCAAGATTAGACCAGAGAACTTCCCAGTGAACTCTTAATACGATTCTAATAAAAACATCACATTTTCCTTTGTTCCGAACTGATTTTTACTATAGTACCATGTAACTCAAGCATATTCTGTTATATTACCTGTAAGGCACTGCCAAAAGTAATCTGTTGGAATAAGATAATTATAGTGATGGAGTGTCAGTATTTTGAAATTAAGTTTAAATGAATGTTTCCTAAATTGTGAAACAGCTTAAGTGACAAAAGAAATTTTTACAGTGAAAAAAGTGAtctgttagcctgacctgtggtggtgcagtgggataaagtgttgacctggaacactgaggtcgccagttcgaaaccctgggcttgcctggtcaaggcacatatgggagttgatgcttcctgctcctccctcttctctatctccttctttccctcccccccccccccccccggaaaatcaaataaagtctttaaaaaaaaaagaaaattacttaaaaaaaagtgctCTTTCAGTAAGTGCTATAATCACGCACATATATTTCCGTTTGCTGAGGCCGGAAGTTCCACTGGAGGCTGGCATGCACATCTGCATTAAAGGTGACTTTAATGATGCGGTCCCTAACAGGCACCATGTTTTCGATCTGGTCTGCTGCATGGCCGGCTGCTACTGAGCCTCCCAGGCCAGTCGCCTAGAAAGAAAAAGTGTAatacattcaatattacttttaGGTGACGATCCATGTATTGgataaaaacagtttaaaaaacaatGCAGGAACTAAGTTTATAACTATCACTGACCGTCTCCTATGTGACAATGGTTTTACCACTCTGGGTGTGTCAAGGGGCCTGTATCTGTTCGagtactattttttttcagtaatcaCTCGGTTCTGTGGCATGGTCAAAGATGACTCATTTGGAAGAGAGCAGACTCTCCACTGTTAATACAGCTTAGAATATTTGGCTTTTCATTAAACATACTTTATTGCTGGTATTTCATGTCAActattaaaagacaaaatttacCCACAATCCTGTCACTTCGGTAAAACTATTGAAATTGTTCCATTTCTCACATTCCTGTTGGGTCCTTTTCCGTGTCACCACTTGGGCAGCTCCGGTTAGTTCGTAGCGTCTCTCCTGTAAGCTGCTCTTCTCCAGCAGTGAGGATCTTCCCATGTTGGACAGGACTTTGTCATTGTTTTCTGTACTTTCGGGGTAGTACAGCTTTTACAGATATCCCTCAGAGAACTTGATCCCTTGGGCTACCGAATCGACTAACCCTAAAGCCCCCGAATAATCTGCACACGacacttcttccctctcttcgCTGCCCTGACTTCCTTTATCATCGGAGATGCTTAAAAAAACAATCTTTACTTCCAGGTCATCCCTCTCCTGAGGCATGAAGTTGCCAGAATTCTGGTCTCCGGATTAATCTGTTACtatactaggaaaaaaaaataccaaatttgAGGCTAGGGGAAGGCTCACAGCAAAATATAGTACTGCTATCTTCTCAGCTAGCTTCACTCAACTGCCATGCAAGATTATTGAATGATATAACCCAAAACTATGCAAGCCTTATCCTTAAGGAACAAGTATATTCTTCTGCCCAAGAGGGCTATAATGCTTAAGTTTTAGGCTATAACTGCTTTTCCTGAAGAATCTGAGTCATTTGAATAAAGGTTCCTCAATGTATTCTTTCTGACAGGTAGTCTTGGAATACAGATTGTTTCAAGTTGTAAGTCTGATGATTACAGAAAATATGTCCTGGTCTCGGGTCTAGTTCTGCCACTACTTAGCtccaaaaactaaataaatcttACTTTCTTTGGCCTACATTTTCCATATTCATAAAATAAGATTGCTGTATTAAGTGGTTTATATAACCCTTTATTTTTGCCTCTACTGTTCTGAATCCACAAGTGAAAGACATTGGAGCACGTCACTACTTAACATCAGACTGTGATTTAAGTTCAAGATCACAAattacaactttttatttttctaccctGCACTTACTCGCGTGTGCACAAAATATTGTCATTCACTCAGTTTGGGGCAAGATTTCTCAACCTAGTCACTAATGACATTTTAGGTTGGAtcattctttttgctttttctggagGCGGGAGGGTTGTCCTATTTCATGTCAGacgtttagcagcatccctagcCTCTATCCACACCAGGTAACAGCAGCACCCTCCCACCTGATCTCCcaagttgtgacaatcaaaaaatgtcttcagacattggTAAATATTCCCTGAGGAATAAAACTGACTAAACCACCCCACATCCGCCGCGATCTATGCCCCTTTTTTGGGATTCAGTTCCACTTATTTCACTACCAACTGGTGGTGATTCATGCACGGTCCAGGCTGGCGGCTGATGAAAACTAATTCATATCTACACTCATCCTCCAGAAATCAAGTGATCGCACTTTCCCAGATAAAGGCTGACATTAGGAGACTTAAGCGCCCTTTTGACTTCTGTTTAAgtcattctaaaaaataaaggcaagttAACATCCTTAAGCTCACGGGAAGTAAGCTAGGCATTAACACCACAGGAATCCAAGATTCTGAGGCATCTTGAAACTATTTCTAACGCCTGACTCCCACTCCAAGaacattctgatttaattggttaGGGATGTAATCTGGGTGTCAGGGttttaaaaagctcaccaggtgaTTCCCATGTACAACAAAGTGTCAAACACCTACTGAGGAACCCAGTATGTACCTCTGAATTGTGGCATGTTTTTTGAACAAATTCCTGGCCCCTACCCTGACCTGCTAATCAGAATGACTGAGGGGAGAAGAGCCCCGAACATGTTTAGTTAAGAAGCTACCCTGGTGAGCCTACTGCCCAGCCAAAGCAGCAAACTACTACTTAAGAACTAAGAAGAACATAGTATAAAAATAGGTGAAGTTTGCCtttcccagtggttctcaaaacacCAGTTTGCATCCAAATCAGCTAGAGGACTTCCTAAAATAGATTGCTGGGCCCTGCCCCCTGAGTTCCTGACTCAACAGTTCAGGAGTTGGGCCCAAGAAATTACACGCAAGTCCCCAGGCGatgttgatgctgctggtccaccACTGCATCCCGGACCACACTTGGAGAACGATCGAGCTCCTGATCTATCAGGGAGCCCAGAATAAGCACATCGCACTTATCTATGTATTAACGGGGGTGGGGTCCTTAAAGGCCTAACTCATGCCTCTGAGCGTGGATAAAAAGCTACTCCCAAGGTAAGCACAAGTAACAAGCATATTCCCATTGCCAGGGTTAACTTTCGCACATCAGCCATGTGATCCACGCAATGAATGTGTTCATGTGGATCACATTTTAAAAGCGGGTATGTGTGTGAGCAGCAGGAGTGAGGCGATTGCTGGAATCCCGCGTGCAGGCTGTGGGTGGACCTTTAGGATGAGGTGTAGGTCAGGCACGTCACTTTGCAGCGTGGCTGCTATAAGCACCATCCCTACAGAGGGTTAGCTTCTACCTGCAGCTCTGCCGCTAACTCTttgggtgaccttggacaagtcgcCTTTTCGAGCCCGTTTCCTCTTTGGGGCGATCATCTCGGACGTCCCTGCCAACACCGCACCGCCCAGCGGGCAGAGCCGGCCCCTACCTGGCAGTAGAGCCGATAAAGGGGTACGGCGGCGTAGGACGCCCCCAGCATGCCCACGGCGACCGCGGCCACGTACGTGAGGACGGTCTTGTTCCGCCGCCGCCATTCCTCCTCCTGCGCGCGCGTGTACGGGTTCGTGCTCTTCGGCCGCCGCGCCGGCTGCACGGCCGGGTCTCGGGCCAGGCTCGGACGCCCCCATGTCCCCAGCCCCCTCTCAGCACCCCCTGCCCCACTCTTCCCCGGCCTGAGACACTGCTCTACCCTCCCAGTCCCCGCGAAGCTGGAAGGGGGCCCAGGGGGCCTCCAGCGCCAGCCACAAAAAGCGACGCGCCTCCATTCCGGACGCCAGAGCCCTCCCATAGCTCCGGGAAAGAACGCCCGCCTGTCAGCAGCGGGAGGTAAGGTCTCGCGAGCTCTACTCTATCACGCGATATCTGAGTTGAGCCTGTCGCTGCCTTGGCTACCAGGCTCTTTCGGGAGGCTACACTTGAAGTCGAGCTACGGAGGCCGGGTTGCCAGGTTACGGGTAAGTTCGCGTTTTGCTTCAGGACTGTTCCTCCCACTTTGCTTCCCTTCGGTACCTACTTAGCTTACTTTTAGGGAAAAGCCTTTCATTTCTCGGCGTGCATTCATCATCACTTGGGTTTGTGTCTCTGATCTTCCTGAACTCCATCAGCCTTTGTCTCGACCTAGCGGCCCCCAGCGGCCGTTGTCCCGCGGTCCTTGTACCTGGGGTACTCTGGCCGCCCGCCTGCTACTTATTGCCCTAGATCTGAGCTCCGCCTGTCCTAGGAAACCTTCCTCTGCTAACTAATCGCAGCGCACTTGAACACTCACATGTGCATTTTCTCAGCCCCTGGGAATCGGCTTCCACGGCTCTGATGCCCCTTAACTACTTGCCCGGTGAAAATCACCGCTTGCGGAGCGGGAGATTCGCTTTCAATCGGAAGTTTGTTTCGAGGAGAGTGACCAGGATATGAGGACCACTTAAGGGAGGACTGGAGGAAATGGGCATGTTCATTTTGGAAAGGACACGTGTTGGGGATGTAGGAGTCTTCTTCAGTCATCCCCTAGGACAAACTAGGATCGGGGCGGGGGGTGCGGGGGGAACGCAGAGCCGATTTTGCTGCAATGGAAGGAAGCATCCTCCTAGGAACGTTTAGTGGTTAAGCGATCAGATTCAGAGGTTAGGTCTGGGTTCAGACCCGTGTCTTCACTTTGGCTTTATGTCCTCAGGCCAGTTATTTGATCTGAGACTtgaccttatttataaaatgagagttATAATAGTCAGAATATGCATGTAAAGTGAGTTTCACAGTGCCTGAGACATAGTCAGAAATTAGTAAATGTTAGGCTTTCTTTCTGATGGCCAGAGCTGCCTGAGAAGTGACATGATTTTAAGATATTCAACATTTCTTTTATCTCACTCATACTGTGGGCCAGACCTTGTTCAACGTACGGGAGCTAcaggacagagaaaggcaaaccAGATCACTTTTGTAATGGCGAGTACTTTCTTCTGATAGCTCAGAATATAATCAAATAATAGGTACGTAAATAAGGGAATTTCACTAAGAATCTGTACAGTGAAGACAATGGAATAAaatagtgtgattttttttttctttcaagagtaaaatttttattttaaggaacttcATGCTGCACATTTTCAAAGAGAGCCACCTAAGAAAGCCAAAATGTTATCCTCCCTTCATCCGAGAAGTAAGAAGggcataaaatttctttttaaatcatgacACTTGGAACTGTGGCACCAGCATCCAAAATGAGGGAAAAAAGGCATTTACTATAGAGTTCAGATTTCCTGGGTTGGGGTTCTTCCCATGGGGTATGAATATTTCATATTTCAATTAATATGACcaaaacaggaaaaaacaaaactacctaGTGGTTGCTGAAAAGGGAGGTTACGCTCTTGTCTTCTGTGCAGGCATTCCTGGAAAAATTGCTGGAAAAGTTAGCTGACAttatctttttatacttttttcaaCAACAATAATCGTAAACTTTCCAATGTCTACATCTTGGGGATTAAAGTCTTCCACTTTCTTGCTTGGATGTGCCTTTGGTGTTGGTAAGGTCGTGGTCTGCTTTTTGCTTTCTTGTTGGAATGGTCATTAATCATGTAGGTCACCTGCCAGTGGTGAAGGGGCCTGAGGAGCCAGGTGTTACACTCAGCACTGCTCTCTCTGTTGGGTGTCCAGGGCAGGGCTCTTCCACGGGGCTTCCCTGCCTTGGTCTCTTTGCCATCTTGTGAAGGGGCATTAGGAGGAAGGGGATGACACCAATAGTTGTAGGGGCGCTGGTATCCACCAAGGCGAGTTGATGGCTGGTTTGGACCACTGGCCtcttattgattctctgtatgtCCGCCTCTCCTGCAGCTGCGGCAGGTCGTGGGCGAGGAGGTCCCCTGCGGTACCGTGAAAGATTAGTTGGATTTCGGCGACCCGGTCCCTGGAGTTGAGCTCCCTCTGGGACCCCATCCTTCATCTCTCCAATCTCACCAGCTCTGCGGGGAGGTGTCTGGCGTGTGCTGTAGTAGCCACGTCTGTAAGGGCGCTGGTAGGCAGCGTAGCGGCTCCCGTCCACGGGGCCTCGGGCTGGGGCGGTCACGCTGGCTGCTTcgtctccctcctctcctccacccgcATCAGACGCTACCGCTTCCCCATCTCCCGCCCCGTGCAGATATTTCCGTGGGTGGTGGTCTTGATGGCAGTCTGATGTACAAACACATGCTCTTGGGTGTCATTTCGATTTATAAATCCATACCCATATCTGCCTTTGAACCAGTTGACAGTGCCTAGGACTCTGGTGGCGAGAACTGCGTTCTCCGCGTCTTTCCAGCCCGCGGGGGCTGAGGGGGCGGGGCCAGTGGGCCACGGGGACTTCCTGTGACCAGGGCGGCGGCGCTGGGGCCCGGGCCTAGGTCGCGCCGCCGCCCACGGGGCGCTTGGCTGCAGGGTCCTGGGGGACCGCGGCGGCCGCCTCCCCCGGAGCGTGCGGCAGGGTGATGGAGGTGGCCGCCGCCTCGGCCGCCCCGCTCATCCCgcctcctttgctctctctcggGCACCTCGGCGGCGGTTGATCAGAGGCGAGCGCGGCTGGTGGTCGCGGCGGCCGGTGCGGAGGTCGCGGCGCCGCCCGCAGCGGGACGGCCGGGTGGGGTCTCGCCGCGGAGGAGGCTCGAGCTCTGGGGCTGCCCTCTTCGATGATAACAGTGTGCTTTTAAATGATCAAGAGAAGGAGGTGTAAAGTCAAGTCTTACTGAAGATGTGACATTGGAGCCTAGTCCTAAATGATGATTAAGAACTATCTATACAATGACAATTCCCAGCCCTGCAAAAGCCCAGAGGCAAGAATGAGCCAGATACATTGAACAAAAAGGaggccagtagagggattgctgggtcatatggtagttctatttttagttttttgagaaactatcatactttcttccataatggttgtattactttacattcccaccaacagtggatgagggttcctttttctccacagcctctccaacacttgctattacctgtcttgttgataatagctaatctaacaggtgtgaggtggtatctcattgtagttttgatttgcatctctctaatagctaatgaagatgagcatcttttcatatatatgtgggtCATTTgtagggggacagggaggagaggggggaggggaggagcacaaagaaaactagatagaaggtaacggaagacaatttgactttgggtgatgggtatgcaacataattaaatggcagaataacctggagatgttttctctgaacatatgtaccctgatttattaatgtcaccccattaaaattaattagaaataaaaaaaggctgCCAGTGTGTTCCGAgcacagagagcagggaggaaagtGGTAGGAATCCGGGTCAAAGCACGTGTGCAGGGGCCCAATGATAACATAGCCTTTTAAGCTGTGTCCAAGGGTTTGggttttattctaaaattaatagGAAGCTGTTGGTGAATTTGAAGCATACAAGTGATACGATCTGATccacatttttcttgtttatgtgGTAGAGAATGGATTAAAGGGAAGGGGGCGGGGCAAAAATAGAAGTAGGCACTTGCACTAGTCCAGGTGACTGAGGATGGTCACCTTGAGTGAGTAATTCATTAACTTGTGATCACAAGGCCAATAAAATCCAAGCACCTTCTGACTCTTTTCTCCTCTGGCACACAAATCTCAAGATTCTATGATTCTACACatttatttgtgttgtttccatGAGAATGTTTGAAAATCCTGTTCATCTCTGTCTCCCTTAGTTCTTATTCCAGATTGTCAGCTGTTTCAGGACAAGATCTGTCATATTTTAAATTGCTGACAGCATAGACTCAAACTCCATGCAAATGTTAATGTCACTGAAAGCAAGAGGACATTGCCTCCAACATCTGTCTAGTTTAGGCAACCCTTTCATGTAGTAAAGGTAGTCAGTAGTACATATAAATGTCAGTCACAGTGTCTTTGTCTtgggttctgtttttttattgtgttttgtaaTTGTGAGTGAAACTATTTCTTTCCAAAGTACAGTAATCTTGATAGTAATAAAGTGTTGGCTGCAATTTCTGTGAGTCTGAGTCTGCTCGTGATAATGCATAAATCATTATGATAATTAATGCTAAATAATGGAATGGGAGCACCCCAACCAAGCCAAGGCTAGTCTAACCCAGTTCTGCCCTTACCGGTGTTGGTTACAAACTTAAAATATCAGAGGCCAGACTGAGATTTACAACTTGACCTTTAATTTGTAATGTCATTCTTCTGCAGTAAATAATTAGTCCTGTGAACTCTTTCTAGTTAGCTGTGTCTAATTTTACATCGTAGGTaaaataggttttttgtttgttttaatacaaATCACTTTTgggatgggaatgcaaaatggtgaaggtggaaaagaaagaaaaaagaaattttgatagCCACACAATCTTTTCTTATCTGATTATTGTTTTTCAGACTTTTTGAAGACTTAAGGATTAAAaatatgtgatatttttaaaatttggtttctgattatttttttgcattttaaatggaTAGTATAAATTAAGGAAATTGCACTTTAAATCTTTGTACATTAGTCACTGAGCTGTATTTCTGAACTGTCTAATAAAGTTACTGGGTTCATATGGCAGTATGAAATACTTAACAATTAATCTCGCCGTACAAATAGCTCTTTATTTGGTAGCAATACATTACACTATTTTCTCTGTATCGAAAAGAGGAAGAGCCATGCATTTGAATAAATAGTAAGAACAAGTTAAGTATAATTTGTTTGAGACTAGGCTAGACCAGTGCTGTTTCCCAATTAAAATAGTTCACACTGACAGCATGAAGGAGCCTCCGTAAGTCTTGACAGCCTAGTTTGTAATTCCCGGCGTCTTCCTTTAAGCCACATGTCTCAGGGTCTACTCCAGTTAAAAAATTTTGGATAAGTTTATATGATGGATAgataagataaaatgaaaacagaattcaTTCCTCAGtagaaggcattttttttttttcaattaacgtTTATCAAGATCAAAGTCAGCTTCATGGGTGTATGACCTATGCAGCTGTACAAGGCTGTTTTAAAAAGGGCCCCTGGCTTAGTTGGGCCCAGTACAAAGTGGTTTAATGCTCTGTTGTCAGCATCTTGgaataatgtttttctttaaaacagggggccttgtattttccttttgtacTGGCCtcaatatacatattatatcCTAAATGAACTAActgattcatattctttttttctttcttttttttttacagagatagagagtcagagagagggatagataaggatagacagacaggaatggagagagacaagaagcatcaatcatcagtttttcattgtgacaccttagttgttcattaattgctttctcatatgtgccttgaccgcgggcctt
The DNA window shown above is from Saccopteryx bilineata isolate mSacBil1 chromosome 2, mSacBil1_pri_phased_curated, whole genome shotgun sequence and carries:
- the COX11 gene encoding cytochrome c oxidase assembly protein COX11, mitochondrial isoform X1; protein product: MGGLWRPEWRRVAFCGWRWRPPGPPSSFAGTGRVEQCLRPGKSGAGGAERGLGTWGRPSLARDPAVQPARRPKSTNPYTRAQEEEWRRRNKTVLTYVAAVAVGMLGASYAAVPLYRLYCQATGLGGSVAAGHAADQIENMVPVRDRIIKVTFNADVHASLQWNFRPQQTEIYVVPGETALAFYKAKNPTDKPVIGISTYNVVPFEAGQYFNKIQCFCFEEQRLNPQEEVDMPVFFYIDPEFAEDPRMVNVDLITLSYTFFEAKEGHRLPVPGYS
- the COX11 gene encoding cytochrome c oxidase assembly protein COX11, mitochondrial isoform X2, coding for MGGLWRPEWRRVAFCGWRWRPPGPPSSFAGTGRVEQCLRPGKSGAGGAERGLGTWGRPSLARDPAVQPARRPKSTNPYTRAQEEEWRRRNKTVLTYVAAVAVGMLGASYAAVPLYRLYCQATGLGGSVAAGHAADQIENMVPVRDRIIKVTFNADVHASLQWNFRPQQTEIYVVPGETALAFYKAKNPTDKPVIGISTYNVVPFEAGQYFNKIQVMEQKY